Proteins found in one Lycium ferocissimum isolate CSIRO_LF1 chromosome 6, AGI_CSIRO_Lferr_CH_V1, whole genome shotgun sequence genomic segment:
- the LOC132060929 gene encoding uncharacterized protein LOC132060929 — translation MWFLVNDKPACFGLKEFALITGLNCGSYPSQSREDRTIKKGAEFYTKVTRKKKITSDKLLSVIRGPRLNKEEKLKCCLVWFLHTILMAKDVSRGVDADWFKMADDLEFFQSYPWGKESFELTLEYLMDKVDVPRHHQTHLDKKTPSYALYGLPWALMVWTYEAFPALGLHASK, via the exons ATGTGGTTCCTCGTGAACGACAAGCCTGCGTGTTTTGGCTTGAAGGAGTTTGCGTTGATCACCGGTTTAAATTGTGGATCCTATCCCTCCCAATCTAGAGAGGACAGGACAATTAAGAAAGGGGCAGAATTCTACACAAAGGTTACTCGAAAGAAGAAGATTACATCAGACAAGCTATTGTCGGTGATAAGAGGGCCTAgattaaataaagaagaaaagctGAAATGTTGTCTTGTGTGGTTTCTCCATACAATTTTGATGGCCAAAGATGTGTCCAGGGGTGTGGACGCTGATTGGTTTAAAATGGCTGACGATTTGGAATTCTTCCAGAGCTATCCTTGGGGAAAGGAATCCTTTGAACTCACCTTGGAATACTTGATGGACAAGGTAGACGTTCCCAGGCACCACCAAACCCACCTTGATAAGAAGACGCCATCATATGCTCTCTACGGCCTCCCCTGGGCATTAATG GTCTGGACTTATGAAGCTTTCCCCGCACTTGGACTGCATGCTAGCAAATAA
- the LOC132061564 gene encoding uncharacterized protein LOC132061564 encodes MNDYIDNKGPTTKEIQRTVFREFHCKLSYWQCWKAGVTAKNMVRGTPEHEYACLPAYSYMVENLNPGSRICISLDDADRFKYYFVAYGACIRGYKHMRKVIAVDGTHLYGKYEGVLLSAVAQDTENHIYPIAFCVADKECDESWTYFFEQLRYIIADEPDLCIISDRHKSIANGVFKNFEHAHHGLCMKHLAKAYGYQEFNEHFQQLRDKCPEAANCLEFDIGFDKWSRAYFPANRYDVLTTNIAESLNSMLRDEREYPVTASFTFISRSPYKVRMEVPEKYANMYIPPPPYNTKLGRKRVKPIPGVAESFKGSSKGTRNKCSICKGASHKKTMC; translated from the exons ATGAATGACTATATTGACAACAAAGGGCCAACGACAAAGGAAATCCAGAGGACGGTTTTCAGGGAGTTCCATTGTAAACTAAGCTATTGGCAGTGTTGGAAGGCAGGTGTAACGGCTAAGAACATGGTTAGGGGGACACCGGAGCACGAGTATGCTTGCTTACCGGCTTATTCGTACATGGTTGAAAATCTAAATCCAGGTTCCAGAATTTGCATTAGTCTTGATGATGCGGACAGGTTCAAATATTACTTCGTAGCTTACGGAGCTTGCATTCGAGGATATAAACACATGCGAAAGGTTATTGCCGTTGACGGCACACATTTATACGGCAAGTATGAGGGTGTGTTGTTGTCCGCCGTCGCACAGGATACTGAGAACCATATCTATCCAATTGCTTTTTGCGTGGCGGACAAAGAGTGTGATGAATCCTGGACCTACTTCTTCGAGCAGCTGAGGTACATAATCGCCGATGAACCAGACTTGTGCATCATCTCTGATAGGCACAAGAGCATAGCCAATGgtgttttcaaaaattttgagcATGCTCATCATGGACTATGCATGAAGCATCTTG CAAAGGCATATGGTTACCAGGAGTTCAATGAACATTTTCAGCAATTAAGGGATAAATGCCCCGAAGCTGCTAATTGCCTCGAGTTTGATATTGGATTTGACAAGTGGAGCAGGGCATATTTTCCAGCAAATAGATATGATGTGCTGACCACAAACATTGCAGAGTCGCTAAACTCAATGTTGAGGGATGAAAGAGAGTACCCTGTTACCGCCTCATTCACTTTCATTTCTAGGAG TCCTTACAAAGTCAGAATGGAAGTCCCAGAGAAGTATGCAAACATGTATATTCCTCCACCCCCTTACAACACCAAACTTGGAAGGAAGAGAGTGAAGCCTATTCCTGGCGTCGCAGAATCTTTCAAGGGAAGTAGCAAAGGGACGAGAAACAAGTGCTCGATTTGTAAGGGGGCAAGTCACAAGAAAACAATGTGTTAA
- the LOC132060930 gene encoding indole-3-pyruvate monooxygenase YUCCA6-like, translated as MDYFIEIEDKRSHDPFFNKNNKMMKRCVYVEGPVIIGAGPSGLAAAACLKQKGVPSLVLERSNCIASLWQLKTYDRLCLHLSKQFCELPLMSFPEDFPTYPTKNQFIKYLELYAITFDIRPVFNQTVVCANYDQNLGFWRVRTDTTEYVSRQLIVATGENAEAVVPGIEGMEQFGGSIMHASLYKSGENFRGKKVLVVGCGNSGMEVCLDLCNHDASPSLVVRNTVHVLPREMLGKSTFGLSMWLLKWLPVRLADRFLLIISWLLLGDTARLGLVRPKIGPLELKNLSGKTPVLDVGTLAKIKSGDIKVCSGIRRLLKHHMVEFVNGQTEEFDAIIMATGYKSNVPSWLKETEMFSEKDGLPKRPFPNGWKGECGLYAVGFTKRGLLGASMDAKKIAEDIHQYFQ; from the exons ATGGACTACTTCATAGAAATAGAAGACAAAAGGTCTCATGATCcttttttcaacaaaaacaacaagatGATGAAGAGATGTGTATACGTTGAGGGACCGGTGATCATTGGAGCAGGGCCGTCAGGACTAGCGGCTGCAGCATGTTTGAAGCAAAAAGGAGTTCCAAGTTTGGTATTAGAGAGATCCAATTGCATAGCTTCTTTATGGCAACTCAAGACTTATGATCGTCTCTGCCTTCATTTGTCTAAGCAATTCTGTGAACTTCCTCTCATGTCATTCCCCGAAGATTTCCCGACTTACCCCACGAAGAACCAGTTTATTAAGTACTTGGAGCTATATGCCATTACATTTGATATTAGGCCCGTTTTCAATCAAACGGTTGTATGTGCTAATTACGATCAGAATCTCGGGTTCTGGAGGGTGAGGACGGACACAACAGAATATGTTAGCCGGCAGCTAATCGTGGCGACGGGGGAGAATGCAGAGGCAGTGGTACCTGGAATTGAAGGAATGGAGCAATTTGGTGGAAGTATAATGCATGCAAGCTTGTATAAAAGTGGGGAAAATTTTAGAGGGAAAAAGGTGTTGGTAGTTGGATGTGGGAATTCAGGAATGGAGGTGTGTTTGGATCTATGTAATCATGATGCAAGCCCTTCCCTCGTGGTTAGAAATACt GTGCACGTTCTACCACGAGAGATGCTGGGGAAATCAACTTTTGGGTTATCCATGTGGTTACTAAAGTGGTTGCCCGTGCGACTTGCCGATCGATTTCTGTTGATTATTTCGTGGTTATTGCTTGGTGACACAGCTCGACTCGGCTTGGTTCGGCCTAAGATAGGGCCACTAGAGCTAAAAAACTTGTCTGGAAAAACCCCAGTGCTTGACGTTGGGACACTTGCTAAGATTAAAAGTGGTGACATTAAG GTATGTTCTGGAATTAGGAGATTATTAAAGCATCACATGGTGGAATTTGTGAATGGGCAAACGGAAGAATTTGATGCAATAATCATGGCAACTGGTTACAAAAGCAATGTGCCATCGTGGCTAAAA GAAACAGAGATGTTCTCAGAAAAAGATGGTCTACCAAAAAGGCCATTTCCCAATGGGTGGAAAGGAGAGTGTGGGCTTTATGCAGTGGGATTCACCAAACGTGGCTTGCTTGGTGCTTCCATGGATGCCAAGAAAATTGCTGAGGATATTCATCAATATTTTCAATGA
- the LOC132060931 gene encoding indole-3-pyruvate monooxygenase YUCCA6-like — protein sequence MKLFEFVSIKLKPVFNQTVVCANYDQNLGFWRVRTKTTEYVSRWLIVATGENAEAVVPVFEGMEDFGGSIMHASLYKSGEIFRGKKLLVVGCGNSGMEVCLDLCNHDASPSLVVRDTVHVLPREMLGKSTFRLSMWLLKWLPVRLVDRFLLFTSWLLLGDTARLGLDRPKIGPLELKNLSGKTPVLDVGTLAKIKSGDIKICTGIRRLLKHHMVEFVNGQTEEFDAIIMATGYKSNVPSWLKEREMFSEKDCLQRRPFPNGWKGECGLYAAGFTKLGLLGASMDAKKIAQDIHQYFQ from the exons GCCCGTTTTCAATCAAACGGTTGTATGTGCTAATTACGACCAGAATCTCGGGTTCTGGAGGGTGAGGACGAAGACAACAGAGTACGTTAGCAGGTGGCTGATCGTGGCGACGGGGGAGAATGCAGAGGCAGTGGTACCTGTATTTGAAGGAATGGAGGATTTTGGTGGAAGTATAATGCATGCAAGCTTGTATAAAAGTGGGGAAATTTTTAGAGGGAAAAAGCTGTTGGTAGTTGGATGTGGGAATTCAGGAATGGAGGTGTGTTTGGATCTGTGTAATCATGATGCAAGCCCTTCACTCGTGGTTAGAGATACT gTGCACGTCCTGCCACGAGAGATGCTGGGGAAATCAACTTTTAGGCTATCCATGTGGCTACTAAAGTGGTTGCCCGTGCGACTTGTCGATCGATTTCTGTTATTTACTTCTTGGTTATTGCTCGGTGACACTGCTCGACTCGGCTTGGATAGACCTAAGATAGGGCCACTAGAGCTAAAAAACTTGTCTGGAAAAACCCCAGTGCTTGATGTTGGGACGCTTGCTAAGATTAAAAGTGGTGATATTAAG ATATGTACTGGAATTAGGAGATTATTAAAGCATCACATGGTGGAATTTGTGAATGGGCAAACGGAAGAATTTGATGCAATAATCATGGCAACTGGTTACAAAAGCAATGTGCCATCGTGGCTAAAG GAAAGAGAGATGTTCTCAGAGAAAGATTGTTTACAAAGAAGGCCATTTCCCAATGGGTGGAAAGGAGAGTGTGGGCTTTATGCAGCGGGATTCACCAAACTTGGCTTGCTTGGTGCTTCCATGGACGCCAAGAAAATTGCACAGGACATTCATCAATATTTTCAATGA